One window of the Azospirillum sp. TSH100 genome contains the following:
- a CDS encoding response regulator transcription factor, whose protein sequence is MARIIVVEDEADLRDDLVEYLDRCGFEVLGASRGAELDRLLDAGPADVIVLDINLPDEDGFSVARRVRASSSAAIIMLTARSGLIDRVIGLELGADVYLVKPVDFREVEAQVKALMRRMQKGTAAQPAVELSPAGTATAPVASAPAESRKAWVFDDIEWRIQPPTGAAVPLTATEYKFLSLLVTAPGEAVSRQDISIALTGRDWDPYSRSIDSLVRRLRIKVEERSGCALPVQAVHGVGYAFVGPVVTSAVEDSAG, encoded by the coding sequence GTGGCCCGGATCATTGTGGTCGAAGACGAAGCCGACCTTCGTGACGATCTTGTCGAATATCTCGACCGCTGCGGGTTCGAGGTGTTGGGAGCGTCGCGTGGCGCGGAGCTGGACCGGCTGCTTGACGCAGGGCCGGCCGATGTCATCGTGCTCGACATCAACCTGCCGGACGAGGACGGCTTCTCGGTCGCCCGGCGCGTTCGCGCCAGCTCGTCGGCCGCCATCATCATGCTGACGGCGCGGTCCGGCCTGATCGACCGCGTCATCGGGCTGGAACTCGGCGCCGACGTCTATCTGGTCAAGCCGGTCGATTTCCGCGAGGTGGAGGCGCAGGTCAAGGCGCTGATGCGGCGGATGCAGAAGGGCACCGCCGCGCAGCCGGCCGTGGAGCTGTCGCCGGCCGGGACCGCCACCGCCCCCGTCGCATCCGCGCCTGCGGAGTCGCGCAAGGCCTGGGTGTTCGACGATATCGAATGGCGCATCCAGCCGCCGACCGGTGCCGCCGTGCCGCTGACCGCAACGGAGTACAAGTTCCTCTCGCTGCTGGTCACCGCGCCCGGCGAGGCCGTAAGCCGCCAGGACATCTCCATCGCCCTGACCGGCCGTGACTGGGATCCCTACAGCCGTTCCATCGATTCGCTGGTCCGCCGCCTGCGCATCAAGGTGGAGGAGCGCAGCGGCTGCGCCCTGCCGGTCCAGGCGGTGCACGGCGTCGGCTATGCCTTCGTCGGTCCGGTGGTGACAAGCGCGGTGGAGGACAGCGCCGGCTGA
- the siaC gene encoding biofilm regulation phosphoprotein SiaC, whose protein sequence is MDRLRIEASSCSPLIDFDPEAGLLRIDGESYPENSFDFYAPVFSWLEEYLKDPAPAVVLDIGLSYLNTSSIKCMIDVLEMLDGAHQKGQTVSVRWHYDSDNDRALDMAEEFAEDVSLPFEILAH, encoded by the coding sequence ATGGACAGATTGCGGATCGAAGCATCCTCCTGCTCTCCCCTGATCGATTTCGATCCGGAGGCCGGGCTTCTGCGCATCGACGGCGAATCCTATCCGGAAAATTCCTTCGATTTCTACGCGCCGGTATTCAGCTGGCTGGAGGAGTATCTGAAGGATCCCGCCCCGGCGGTGGTGCTGGATATCGGGCTGAGCTATCTCAACACCAGCAGCATCAAATGCATGATCGACGTGCTGGAGATGCTGGACGGCGCCCACCAGAAGGGTCAGACGGTGTCGGTGCGCTGGCATTACGACAGCGACAACGACCGCGCGCTCGACATGGCGGAGGAGTTCGCCGAGGACGTGTCGCTGCCTTTCGAGATTCTGGCCCACTGA
- a CDS encoding GGDEF domain-containing protein encodes MTGGNGDGNGNDGMALTGLPRRWALRRGTVGMMLQEQKLQNWLARLACHEDYADHPLMDEFRALADEHMKLMRQLTKIAKISDRMQTDTRQMARALHAASQTDPLTELPNRRHMIERLEAELCRVGRSGGGFALIMLDIDHFKEVNDAFGHAAGDVVLVETAGLLRRNLRAHDLCARWGGEEFLILLPDTDQLQAEMVAEKLRQIIAHRPIAHQEHSISVTLSLGVAAYRQGRSADACIQAADDALYIAKRAGRNRWVAAA; translated from the coding sequence ATGACCGGCGGCAACGGGGACGGCAACGGGAACGACGGCATGGCGCTGACGGGTTTGCCCAGGCGCTGGGCCTTGCGGCGGGGAACGGTGGGCATGATGCTGCAGGAACAGAAGCTTCAGAACTGGCTCGCCCGCCTTGCGTGCCACGAGGACTATGCCGACCATCCGCTGATGGACGAGTTCCGCGCGCTCGCCGACGAACATATGAAGCTGATGCGGCAGCTGACCAAGATCGCCAAGATCAGTGACCGTATGCAGACCGACACCCGCCAGATGGCGCGGGCACTGCACGCCGCGTCGCAGACCGATCCGCTGACCGAGCTGCCCAACCGGCGCCACATGATCGAACGGCTGGAGGCGGAGCTGTGCCGCGTCGGCCGCAGTGGCGGCGGCTTCGCACTGATCATGCTGGACATCGACCATTTCAAGGAAGTGAACGACGCCTTCGGCCACGCCGCCGGCGACGTCGTGCTGGTGGAGACCGCCGGCCTGCTGCGCCGGAATCTGCGTGCCCACGACCTGTGCGCCCGCTGGGGCGGGGAGGAGTTCCTGATCCTGCTGCCCGACACCGATCAGCTCCAGGCCGAGATGGTGGCGGAGAAGCTGCGGCAGATCATCGCCCACCGTCCCATCGCCCATCAGGAACACAGCATATCGGTCACGCTGAGCCTGGGCGTCGCCGCCTATCGCCAGGGCCGGAGCGCCGACGCCTGCATCCAGGCGGCCGACGACGCGCTCTATATCGCCAAGCGCGCCGGCCGCAACCGCTGGGTGGCCGCGGCTTAA
- a CDS encoding SpoIIE family protein phosphatase, producing the protein MSVTGWDDTESYTLRGAGPRGTGDGTTRAGGSSLLTRVILMIVGCTLLVGLIAMGVSSVLVGRQQRDALTHRATLVGTLQASAMGQAVWEFDTRAVEAMIRGLMAEDPAVRSVKVWAASGGRGGHGEPLVALERPAGRAELTTVERQIAISGGNGERTLVGLLRLTYSLEEAESATMTALAPMAGLVFFSLLAVIGMISALLNRLVLAPLARLTRSAGAIAAGDYRVRLRNSRADEIGQLTVAFNHMAETVHDYTERLEQRVAERTEELRQSNDQLAVVNRQVMDSIQYASLLQSAILPDEREMARHLDGVCVLWRPRDVVGGDFHIFRALEGGRFLIGVADCSGHGVPGAFMTMTVSAILDHVLSETPDSDPAAILGGLNRMVRAALARGRDNPRFDNGLDIGLCLVRPDRGDLLFAGGRIGLHIVDPGAATVGEVKGDAQSLGYRRSDTGHRFTTHRVELAPGRSFYLTTDGFLDQAGGARGFGFGNRRFSAMLLEHDAIPMAERRTAFAQALAGHQGERPQRDDITLVGFTVSPAVTSASTATRADADASPSHPVHP; encoded by the coding sequence ATGAGCGTCACGGGATGGGACGACACCGAATCCTATACGCTGCGCGGCGCCGGCCCCCGTGGCACGGGAGACGGAACCACCCGCGCCGGCGGATCGTCGCTGCTGACCCGCGTCATCCTGATGATCGTCGGCTGCACGCTGCTGGTCGGGCTGATCGCCATGGGCGTGTCCTCCGTCCTGGTCGGCCGGCAGCAGCGCGACGCGCTGACCCACCGGGCGACGCTGGTCGGCACGCTCCAGGCCTCGGCCATGGGGCAGGCGGTGTGGGAGTTCGACACCCGCGCGGTGGAGGCGATGATCCGCGGCCTGATGGCCGAGGATCCGGCGGTGCGCAGCGTCAAGGTGTGGGCGGCGTCCGGCGGCCGCGGCGGCCATGGCGAGCCGCTGGTGGCGCTGGAGCGGCCAGCCGGCCGGGCCGAACTGACGACGGTCGAACGGCAGATCGCCATCTCCGGCGGCAACGGCGAACGCACGCTGGTCGGCCTGCTGCGCCTGACCTATTCGCTGGAGGAGGCGGAAAGCGCCACCATGACGGCGCTGGCGCCGATGGCCGGCCTGGTCTTCTTCTCGCTGCTCGCCGTCATCGGCATGATCAGCGCCCTGCTCAACCGGCTGGTGCTGGCGCCGCTCGCCCGGCTGACCCGCTCGGCCGGGGCCATCGCCGCCGGCGACTACCGCGTGCGCCTGCGCAACAGCCGCGCCGACGAGATCGGGCAGCTGACCGTCGCCTTCAACCACATGGCGGAAACCGTCCACGACTACACCGAGCGGCTGGAACAGCGCGTCGCCGAACGGACGGAGGAGCTGCGCCAGTCCAACGACCAGCTGGCGGTGGTCAACCGGCAGGTGATGGACAGCATCCAATATGCCAGCCTGTTGCAATCGGCCATCCTGCCCGACGAGCGGGAGATGGCGCGGCATCTGGACGGCGTCTGCGTGCTGTGGCGGCCGCGCGACGTGGTGGGCGGCGATTTCCACATCTTCCGCGCACTGGAGGGCGGCCGCTTCCTGATCGGCGTTGCCGACTGTTCCGGCCATGGCGTGCCCGGCGCCTTCATGACGATGACGGTGTCGGCAATCCTCGACCATGTGCTGTCGGAGACGCCGGACAGCGATCCGGCGGCGATCCTGGGTGGGTTGAACCGCATGGTGCGCGCGGCCCTGGCCCGCGGGCGCGACAACCCGCGCTTCGACAATGGGTTGGACATCGGCCTGTGCCTGGTGCGGCCGGACCGGGGCGACCTGCTGTTCGCCGGCGGCCGCATCGGCCTGCACATCGTCGATCCCGGCGCCGCGACCGTCGGCGAGGTGAAGGGCGATGCGCAGAGCCTGGGCTATCGCCGCTCAGACACCGGCCACCGCTTCACCACCCACCGGGTCGAACTGGCACCGGGCCGCAGCTTCTACCTGACCACCGACGGTTTCCTCGATCAGGCCGGCGGCGCCCGCGGTTTCGGCTTCGGCAACCGCCGCTTCAGCGCCATGCTGCTGGAACACGACGCGATCCCGATGGCCGAGCGCCGCACGGCCTTCGCCCAGGCCCTGGCCGGGCATCAGGGCGAGCGGCCGCAGCGTGACGACATCACCCTGGTCGGTTTCACCGTTTCCCCGGCAGTCACGTCGGCGTCCACCGCCACGCGGGCGGACGCCGACGCATCCCCATCCCACCCCGTCCACCCGTAA
- a CDS encoding ABC transporter substrate-binding protein, with protein sequence MAFGFRAFGAPRIVSTWLAAVGGAAFAALLGTAPPVAARPVTVLAPELPPMVSADGTGREATIIRETLAACGHEARFKVVPFGRHWNDYRDSVQAGQGNGGQGIGQVDAVSTVPPGMEMPGARSAPYILYQNGASVLKGSGLNVQSVSDLAGKRVITFSGAPDVLPGLRAAIPSFGDFRERADQMVHSNLLFAGRVDAVLADGLIFAEYNRQLQEKAKSAGGLPFDPAQPVQFTAIFPPTAYSMMFRDESLRADFDRCLAEMKAKGRIDAIDRDWVARYAATVGDRYLPVR encoded by the coding sequence ATGGCGTTCGGTTTTCGTGCTTTCGGTGCCCCACGGATCGTTTCGACATGGCTTGCCGCCGTCGGCGGGGCGGCTTTCGCCGCTTTGCTCGGGACGGCGCCGCCCGTCGCCGCGCGTCCGGTGACCGTGCTGGCGCCGGAACTGCCGCCGATGGTCAGCGCCGACGGCACCGGCCGCGAGGCCACCATCATCAGGGAGACGCTGGCCGCCTGCGGGCATGAGGCGCGCTTCAAGGTGGTGCCCTTCGGCCGCCATTGGAACGACTACCGCGACAGCGTCCAGGCCGGCCAAGGGAACGGCGGCCAGGGGATCGGGCAGGTCGACGCCGTTTCCACCGTTCCTCCGGGCATGGAGATGCCGGGGGCCCGCTCCGCCCCCTACATCCTCTATCAGAACGGGGCGTCGGTGCTGAAAGGCAGCGGCCTGAACGTCCAGTCGGTGTCCGATCTGGCGGGCAAGCGCGTCATCACCTTCTCCGGTGCGCCCGACGTGCTGCCGGGCCTGCGCGCAGCCATCCCCAGCTTCGGCGATTTCCGTGAGCGCGCCGACCAGATGGTGCATTCCAACCTGCTGTTCGCCGGCCGGGTGGACGCGGTGCTGGCCGACGGGCTGATCTTCGCCGAATACAACCGCCAGCTTCAGGAAAAGGCGAAATCCGCCGGTGGCCTGCCCTTCGATCCGGCCCAGCCGGTGCAGTTCACCGCCATCTTTCCGCCGACCGCCTACAGCATGATGTTCCGCGACGAGTCGCTGCGCGCCGACTTTGACCGCTGCCTTGCGGAAATGAAGGCGAAGGGGCGGATCGATGCCATCGACCGCGACTGGGTCGCGCGCTATGCCGCGACCGTCGGCGACCGCTATCTGCCCGTCAGGTGA
- a CDS encoding AI-2E family transporter codes for MAEDTARRLQARPIAVTKAAPPASTQTILLIITLIVVTLYVAADILMPIALAVLLGFVLTPIVSRLERWRLGRVPSVLAVVVLLFLAITGFGAVVGSQLGDLADNLPAYQRNIHSKIESLRGATASAGDRGALKQATDAFRDLQQELERATAAATAGPQPGVAPAPQSGPAAPPHRDPVPVRIDQSDTGVFDLVSRVLGPAMTPIATAGMVLVFTIFMLLQREDLRDRLIRLVGSGDLSRTTEAMNDAGERVSRYLLMQVVVNVTYGLPIGVGLWLLGVPNPLLWGLLATVLRFIPFLGPVIASAFPILLSFAVDTGWTLPLLCIALFVAVELFSNNVVEPWLYGTATGLSSLAIIIAAVVWTTLWGPVGLLLATPLTVCLVVLGRHVPQLHFLEVMLGDRPVLPDEAKIYQRLLARDPAEATELAEERLGKSSPVELADGLLLPALSLAEQDRQRGSLNPDGRQAVAEGMASLLDELTETTVPAAAAPRVLCVGARNSLDEAAAGLFAFLLAGHGIQADVIQCEKASARAIASLGTAGVDAVVLSSLNPAALGHCRRMLRRLRLHFGPRVPILLCLWSAHPEAEVPERASAETDADLVATGMAGALAQLEELNIGVAVASATASAQS; via the coding sequence ATGGCCGAGGACACCGCCCGCCGTCTGCAGGCACGCCCCATCGCGGTGACGAAGGCCGCTCCGCCCGCCTCCACCCAGACCATCCTGCTGATCATCACGCTGATCGTCGTGACGCTCTATGTGGCGGCGGACATCCTGATGCCGATCGCGCTGGCGGTGCTGCTCGGCTTCGTGCTGACGCCCATCGTCAGCCGGCTGGAGCGCTGGCGTCTCGGCCGGGTGCCGTCGGTTCTGGCGGTGGTGGTCCTACTGTTCCTCGCCATCACCGGCTTCGGCGCGGTGGTGGGCAGCCAGCTGGGCGATCTCGCCGACAATCTGCCGGCCTACCAGCGCAACATCCACAGCAAGATCGAGTCCCTGCGCGGCGCCACCGCGTCTGCCGGCGACCGTGGTGCGCTGAAGCAGGCGACCGACGCCTTCCGCGATCTCCAGCAGGAGCTTGAACGGGCAACCGCAGCGGCCACGGCCGGTCCGCAGCCCGGCGTCGCTCCTGCGCCGCAATCCGGCCCGGCGGCACCGCCGCACCGCGACCCGGTGCCCGTCCGCATCGACCAGTCCGACACCGGTGTCTTCGATCTCGTCAGCCGGGTGCTCGGCCCGGCGATGACGCCGATCGCCACGGCCGGCATGGTGCTGGTCTTCACGATCTTCATGCTGTTGCAGCGGGAGGATCTGCGCGACCGCCTGATCCGGCTGGTCGGCTCGGGCGATCTCAGCCGCACGACCGAGGCGATGAACGACGCCGGCGAGCGGGTCAGCCGCTATCTGCTGATGCAGGTGGTGGTCAACGTCACCTACGGCCTGCCGATCGGCGTCGGGCTCTGGCTGCTCGGCGTGCCGAACCCGCTGCTGTGGGGGCTGCTGGCGACGGTGCTGCGCTTCATCCCCTTCCTCGGACCGGTGATCGCCTCGGCCTTTCCGATCCTGCTGTCCTTCGCGGTCGACACCGGCTGGACCCTGCCGCTGCTGTGCATCGCCCTGTTCGTGGCGGTGGAGCTGTTCTCCAACAATGTGGTGGAGCCCTGGCTCTACGGCACGGCGACCGGCCTGTCCTCGCTGGCCATCATCATCGCGGCGGTGGTGTGGACGACGCTGTGGGGGCCGGTCGGCCTGCTGCTGGCGACGCCGCTGACCGTCTGCCTCGTGGTGCTCGGCCGCCATGTGCCGCAGCTGCATTTCCTGGAGGTGATGCTGGGCGACCGCCCGGTCCTGCCCGACGAGGCGAAAATCTACCAGCGCCTGCTGGCCCGCGATCCCGCCGAGGCGACCGAGCTTGCCGAGGAGCGGCTCGGCAAATCGAGCCCGGTCGAGCTGGCCGACGGGCTGCTGCTGCCCGCCCTCTCGCTTGCCGAGCAGGACCGCCAGCGCGGCAGCCTGAACCCGGACGGCCGGCAGGCGGTGGCCGAGGGCATGGCAAGCCTGCTGGACGAACTGACGGAGACGACCGTCCCTGCGGCCGCCGCACCGCGTGTGCTTTGCGTCGGGGCCCGCAACAGTCTGGACGAGGCGGCGGCCGGGCTTTTCGCCTTTCTGCTGGCTGGCCATGGCATCCAGGCCGACGTTATTCAATGCGAGAAGGCATCCGCCCGCGCCATCGCCAGCCTTGGCACCGCCGGGGTGGATGCGGTCGTGCTGTCCTCGCTCAACCCGGCGGCGCTGGGCCATTGCCGGCGGATGCTGCGCCGCCTGCGCCTGCATTTCGGCCCGCGCGTTCCGATCCTGCTCTGCCTGTGGAGCGCCCATCCGGAGGCCGAAGTGCCGGAGCGCGCCAGCGCCGAGACCGACGCCGATCTGGTCGCCACCGGCATGGCCGGCGCCCTGGCGCAGCTGGAGGAGCTGAACATCGGCGTGGCGGTCGCTTCCGCGACGGCCTCTGCGCAGTCTTAA
- a CDS encoding SiaB family protein kinase, translated as MKGNELFNLQELLSRQKLLICFSGPFSHSVIEELGKAVRNHLENERIEKSAIMDVFSVYVEQAQNVRNYTASRETLGRPIPANSGIVVIGKEDDHYVVSSGNLVEADDVPGLSAMLERLRGLDKAGLKAAYKEQSRKPREAGASGAGLGLIDMARKATQPLDYSLRAVDDAYYFFSLEVQL; from the coding sequence ATGAAAGGCAACGAACTCTTCAACCTGCAGGAGCTGCTGTCGCGGCAGAAGCTGCTGATCTGCTTCAGCGGCCCCTTCAGCCACAGCGTCATCGAGGAGCTGGGCAAGGCGGTCCGCAACCATCTGGAAAATGAGCGGATCGAGAAATCGGCGATCATGGATGTCTTCTCCGTCTATGTGGAGCAGGCCCAGAACGTCCGCAACTACACGGCGTCGCGCGAGACGCTGGGCCGGCCGATCCCGGCCAACAGCGGCATCGTGGTGATCGGCAAGGAGGACGATCACTACGTCGTCAGCTCCGGCAATCTGGTGGAGGCGGACGACGTCCCCGGGCTGTCGGCGATGCTGGAGAGGCTGCGCGGACTGGACAAGGCCGGCCTGAAGGCCGCCTACAAGGAGCAGTCGCGCAAACCCCGCGAAGCGGGCGCCAGCGGCGCCGGGCTCGGGCTGATCGACATGGCGCGCAAGGCCACCCAGCCGCTTGACTATTCGCTGCGCGCCGTGGACGACGCCTATTATTTCTTCAGCCTCGAAGTCCAGCTCTAA
- a CDS encoding sensor histidine kinase KdpD: MTMRSQEQELRQWVQRLAEDPANAENPLLAEFQMLAERHGKLLRQFRKIAKISDRLQTETKEMARQQREFVLMVSHEFRTPLAIIDSASQLLELEPKLPVSARPRVGKIRNAVQRMLHLIERCLTHDRLGAAAARPTAFDLAAMLTSLVGEMAPTASGHRIELHGADRPVPIPGDRDLLAVVFSNLLENAVKYSPNGGTIRLDLSGGGGAGEGGGEGQVTVRITDEGIGVNAADAARLFDKYFRASNAAGTTGAGLGLHLARCIVDTHGGGISVASEPGCGSAFTVRLPVARAAAPAVVQADAVPVTETSS; encoded by the coding sequence ATGACGATGCGGTCGCAGGAACAGGAGCTTCGCCAATGGGTTCAGCGGCTGGCCGAGGATCCGGCCAATGCCGAAAACCCGCTGCTGGCGGAATTCCAGATGCTGGCGGAACGGCATGGCAAACTTCTGCGCCAGTTCCGCAAGATCGCCAAGATCAGCGACCGCCTCCAGACCGAGACCAAGGAGATGGCACGCCAGCAGCGTGAGTTCGTTCTGATGGTCAGCCACGAATTCCGCACGCCGCTGGCGATCATCGACAGCGCCTCCCAGCTGCTGGAGCTGGAGCCGAAGCTGCCGGTTTCGGCAAGGCCGCGGGTGGGCAAGATCCGCAACGCGGTCCAGCGGATGCTGCATCTGATCGAACGCTGCCTGACCCACGACCGGCTGGGCGCCGCGGCGGCGCGGCCGACGGCCTTCGACCTCGCCGCGATGCTGACCTCGCTGGTGGGCGAGATGGCGCCGACCGCCTCAGGGCACCGGATCGAGCTGCATGGCGCCGACCGGCCGGTGCCGATCCCCGGCGACCGCGATCTTCTGGCCGTCGTGTTTTCCAACCTGCTGGAAAACGCCGTCAAATATTCGCCGAACGGGGGAACGATCCGCCTCGACCTCTCGGGCGGCGGCGGGGCCGGCGAGGGGGGGGGCGAAGGCCAGGTGACGGTGCGGATCACCGACGAGGGGATCGGTGTCAACGCGGCCGACGCGGCACGGCTGTTCGACAAGTATTTCCGCGCCTCCAACGCCGCCGGAACCACCGGAGCCGGGCTCGGCCTCCATCTTGCCCGCTGCATCGTCGACACGCATGGCGGCGGCATCTCGGTGGCGAGCGAGCCGGGCTGCGGATCGGCCTTCACCGTCCGGCTGCCCGTGGCGCGCGCCGCAGCGCCGGCGGTCGTTCAGGCGGACGCGGTTCCGGTGACGGAGACCTCGTCATGA
- the polA gene encoding DNA polymerase I — MTAETAGATAASETTSATGSAASGGDGSGLYLVDGSGFIFRAFHALPMLTRPDGTPVNAVLGFSNMLLKLLADAKAEAVAVVFDSKRLNFRNEFYPDYKAHRPEPPEELKPQFALIREATEAFCLPCLELEGFEADDLIATYARLAQEAGRPVTIVSSDKDLMQLVRPGVGMFDPMKNKAIGPDEVFEKFGVPPEKVVDVQALAGDSVDNVPGVPGIGVKTAAQLITEYGDLEALLANAEKIKQPARRQKLIEFAEQARISRRLVLLDENVPPPKPLDELRVREPDHQRLIDFLRAQGFRSIVSRVEMEMQKDGRIADGAAGGLPSPGSVPTPAAKSPAPAESPAGEDRPARKTVLNVPEVRYELVQDADALRRWVERARETGVLAVDTETDSLTPATATLVGVSLSTEPGIACYIPLAHKAEGAAAAGQLDFDAPEPPKQIPTDEAMAILKDVLEDRSVLKIGHNFKFDHQLFARNGIKVSPVDDSMLISYVLEGGSHGHGMDELAELHLAYTPIPFKEVCGTGKNQITFDRVPLDQALAYAAEDADITLRLWTLLKPRLVGDRMVTVYETLDRPLVPVVADMERAGVRIDKTALSDLSKSLSERLVEIEKDVHALAGQSFNIGSPKQLGEILFDTLKLGTGKKGKTGAYSTDSSVLEELAEQGHTIAQRVLDWRQLAKLKSTYTDALQEKISPVTGRVHTAFALAATNTGRLSSTDPNLQNIPVRTEEGKKIRRAFVASPGFKLLSVDYSQIELRLVAEMANIQALKDAFRDGLDIHAATAAQVFGIPLEQMTPDIRRKAKAINFGIIYGISGFGLGRQLGIAPGEANAFIKTYLERFHELKVWMEATKTFARQHGYVVTLFGRRCYMPGIQEKNAARRAFAERQAINAPIQGTAADIMKRAMNRMPGALAAAGSNARMLLQVHDELLFEVPEAEAEDAARIVREVMEGAAHLGVPLVAEAGIGDNWEEAH; from the coding sequence ATGACCGCCGAAACTGCTGGCGCCACCGCCGCCTCCGAGACCACGTCCGCCACCGGCAGCGCCGCTTCCGGCGGCGACGGCAGCGGCCTGTACCTGGTCGACGGCTCCGGCTTCATCTTCCGCGCCTTCCACGCCCTGCCGATGCTGACGCGGCCGGACGGCACGCCGGTGAACGCGGTTCTGGGCTTTTCCAACATGCTGCTGAAGCTGCTGGCCGACGCCAAGGCGGAGGCCGTGGCCGTCGTCTTCGACAGCAAGCGCCTGAATTTCCGCAACGAGTTCTATCCCGACTACAAGGCCCACCGCCCGGAACCGCCGGAGGAGCTGAAGCCCCAGTTCGCGCTGATCCGCGAGGCGACGGAGGCCTTCTGCCTGCCCTGCCTGGAGCTGGAGGGATTCGAGGCCGACGACCTGATCGCCACCTATGCCCGTCTGGCGCAGGAGGCCGGGCGGCCGGTGACCATCGTGTCGTCGGACAAGGACCTGATGCAGCTGGTCCGCCCCGGCGTCGGCATGTTCGACCCGATGAAGAACAAGGCCATCGGTCCCGACGAGGTGTTCGAGAAGTTCGGCGTCCCGCCGGAGAAGGTGGTGGACGTCCAGGCATTGGCCGGCGACAGCGTCGACAATGTCCCCGGCGTGCCCGGCATCGGCGTGAAGACCGCCGCCCAGCTGATCACCGAATATGGCGACCTGGAAGCCCTGCTGGCCAATGCCGAGAAGATCAAGCAGCCGGCCCGCCGCCAGAAGCTGATCGAGTTCGCCGAGCAGGCCCGCATCTCCCGCCGTCTGGTCCTGCTGGATGAGAATGTGCCGCCGCCCAAGCCTTTGGACGAGCTGCGCGTGCGCGAGCCCGACCACCAGCGGCTGATCGATTTCCTGCGCGCCCAGGGCTTCCGCAGCATCGTCTCGCGCGTCGAGATGGAGATGCAGAAGGACGGACGCATCGCCGATGGCGCCGCCGGCGGGCTCCCGTCCCCCGGTTCCGTGCCCACGCCGGCTGCCAAGTCTCCGGCGCCGGCCGAAAGCCCGGCTGGTGAAGACCGTCCGGCCCGCAAGACGGTGTTGAACGTGCCGGAGGTGCGCTACGAACTGGTGCAGGACGCCGACGCCCTGCGCCGCTGGGTCGAGCGGGCGCGCGAGACCGGCGTGCTGGCGGTCGACACCGAGACCGACAGCCTGACCCCGGCCACTGCCACGCTGGTCGGCGTCTCGCTGTCGACCGAGCCCGGCATCGCCTGCTACATCCCGCTCGCCCACAAGGCGGAGGGGGCCGCCGCCGCCGGCCAGCTCGACTTCGACGCCCCGGAGCCGCCAAAGCAGATCCCGACCGACGAGGCGATGGCGATCCTGAAGGACGTGCTGGAGGACCGGTCGGTCCTGAAGATCGGCCACAATTTCAAGTTCGACCACCAGCTGTTCGCCCGCAACGGCATCAAGGTGTCGCCGGTGGACGACAGCATGCTGATCTCCTACGTGCTGGAGGGCGGCTCGCACGGCCATGGCATGGACGAGCTGGCGGAGCTGCACCTCGCCTACACGCCGATCCCCTTCAAGGAGGTCTGCGGCACCGGCAAGAACCAGATCACCTTCGACCGCGTGCCGCTGGACCAGGCGCTGGCCTATGCCGCCGAGGACGCCGACATCACGCTGCGGCTGTGGACGCTGCTGAAGCCGCGGCTGGTCGGCGACCGCATGGTCACCGTCTATGAGACGCTGGATCGCCCGCTGGTCCCGGTGGTGGCGGACATGGAGCGGGCCGGCGTGCGCATCGACAAGACGGCGCTGTCCGACCTGTCGAAGAGCCTGTCCGAACGCCTCGTCGAGATCGAGAAGGACGTCCACGCGCTCGCCGGCCAGAGCTTCAACATCGGCTCGCCCAAGCAGCTGGGCGAGATCCTGTTCGACACTCTCAAGCTCGGCACCGGCAAGAAGGGCAAGACCGGCGCCTATTCCACCGACAGCAGCGTGCTGGAGGAGCTGGCGGAGCAGGGCCATACCATTGCCCAGCGCGTGCTCGACTGGCGTCAGCTCGCCAAGCTGAAGAGCACCTACACCGACGCGTTGCAGGAGAAGATCTCGCCGGTCACCGGCCGCGTCCACACCGCTTTCGCGCTGGCGGCGACCAACACCGGCCGCCTGTCCTCCACCGACCCCAACCTCCAGAACATTCCGGTGCGGACGGAGGAGGGCAAGAAGATCCGCCGCGCCTTCGTGGCATCTCCCGGCTTCAAGCTGCTGAGCGTCGACTATTCGCAGATCGAGCTGCGTCTGGTGGCGGAGATGGCGAACATCCAGGCATTGAAGGATGCCTTCCGCGACGGGCTGGACATTCATGCCGCCACCGCCGCCCAGGTCTTCGGCATCCCGCTGGAGCAGATGACGCCGGACATCCGCCGCAAGGCGAAGGCGATCAACTTCGGCATCATCTACGGCATCTCCGGCTTCGGGCTGGGTCGCCAGCTCGGCATCGCGCCGGGGGAGGCCAATGCCTTCATCAAGACCTATCTGGAGCGCTTCCACGAGCTGAAGGTGTGGATGGAGGCGACCAAGACCTTCGCCCGCCAGCATGGCTATGTGGTGACGCTGTTCGGTCGCCGCTGCTACATGCCCGGCATCCAGGAGAAGAACGCCGCCCGCCGCGCCTTCGCCGAGCGTCAGGCGATCAACGCCCCGATCCAGGGCACGGCCGCCGACATCATGAAGCGCGCGATGAACCGCATGCCGGGCGCGCTGGCCGCCGCCGGCAGCAACGCGCGGATGCTGCTGCAAGTGCATGACGAACTGCTGTTCGAGGTGCCGGAAGCGGAGGCGGAGGATGCGGCGCGGATTGTGCGCGAGGTGATGGAGGGCGCCGCCCATCTCGGCGTGCCGCTGGTGGCGGAAGCCGGGATCGGCGACAACTGGGAAGAGGCGCACTGA